The Chiloscyllium plagiosum isolate BGI_BamShark_2017 chromosome 19, ASM401019v2, whole genome shotgun sequence genome contains the following window.
ACATATaaggaaataatttttaaattattacacagagagtgttggatgtctggaattcactgcctgagttggtggtggaggcagagagccTAAACTCTTTCAAAAggtacctggatctgcaccttaatTGCCATGAGATGCAGGGCTACGGGCCATGAGCAGGAAGATGGGCttagaaagggcatctggatgtCTTTGGACAAGATTGGTCAAATGGATCTCCACTGCcacttttctgtgctgtatcacagTGGCATAGTGTCAAGTCAGGATGACTTGGAGTAGAACTTGCTGTTCatagttcccatgtatctgcacaaatgctgcagaTGTGCTGTAACCTCAATTGGCACCAAGCTGAACAGCTCTTTTGGAGGCATTTCCAACCTCAATTCTATGAATTTGAGCACATAAGCTCCTGACTCGGGGAAAATTATACAACTGAGTTAAAGGGAAATCTATGCAATGGGACAGTTTTGTCTCTATCTCTGTTTGCCCTGTCACCTTTGTGCGAGCTCAAGGATATTCCCCGCCTGGTCCCCCAGTCAGCACAGACGGGTTCTTGTATCATCTGTTGCTGTACACCATTCACTTCCTTACCTTGGGGCACCTAGTGTTTGTCCTTGCAGTGACAGTCCCCAGCAGAGTGCTCTCTTTATACGAGGAGGGGGTTGGTGTCCTCCCTGCCCTGTTACCATCAGAGTCTTGTGGTAGACAGTGTTGCACGCAACAGTCAATACAATTTAAGTGGGTTCATGACATCATaggccatgtattattttgtgtcTTCCAAGAAGCCTGTAGGGTTGTGGAGGAGGTCATTTTAGCTGACTGCCTGCCTCTGTTTGGTTACATCTGTGCCGGGGTGGCCTTGGAAAGGGGGCGTATGGTGTCCTGAGGGAGAACAACAACTCCACTGCACCACCCACCGTGGCATGTTtacatttcaacttcactttttgttccattttgtgaatTGGGATTTTTGTTAGTGCCTTCAGGAGCTGCCAATTTGAACTTGGTCAATTGATTATTGGTTAAGATAGTCGAAAGAAGGGTTGATGGTAGCATTATACTCCCAGCTGTCAGTCATTGGTAACCCCACTATGACAGCTTTCACATACTCCCATATCCCCACCTCCAAACATACACTATTACATTTTCATACTTTCAAATCTTCTAACAAAACAGTGTCCCGTTTCCAACTTTAACAACATGGTATTGATATTGAAAAAGCACATTAACTCACTTAAAAAGAAATCCTGGCATCCACTTTCTCAATATGAGTcgcaaaatgaaaatatttacatCCTAATCATGAAGCAATTCCTTCTGGAATTTAACTGCCCTGAATGTTTTACTTTTGCTATCAGCGTCGTTAGGCGTACGagtgttcaaggatgtgggagtGGCAGTAAAATGTTCGACATTATTTCTTTCCCTTTTACCATGCAACATATTGCATGTTTGTAGCAGCTCATTAGTTTCAGTATCAGGAGTTGACACTCTGCCACGTCAGTAAGACTGTGTATGTTTGTATTTGCTAATGTCCTTGGCTGGTAATTCAGCCTTGGATGTAGACTTGGCCTGATTGGATGGTGCTTCACAAAAAAAATTCTGCACTCAACAAAGACTGATAATTATGTCCAAGAGTTCTAACCTTTCTTTTAAATAtatacttggatttttttttacaggaaAGGGTATATTTCACACTGGCctctgttggggctgtattagtTATTCAGGCGTCTGTCATatccttttgttttcatttagggAAAACAGCAGCAGCTGCTTAAAAGGAAAACCATGTTTCTATTTGTATAATATATTTTACAAGTACAGGTTTTTGGTTTTTAAATCAACAAAATGCAGAAATCTGCTGAGCTTGTGGCTTTTCAGTATCCACTCCCATATGCTGAAGGCCCCGTTTAAACATTAGCCATAAGTTTGCttttgtatgtttttttaaaaggccAGTCTCCTTATTTCATGTGGAAGTGGATAATCTTTCACAAAAAGGCTGAATTGTACTTTTTTAGCTAAGTTTCTATAAGTTTATTGCAAGGTGTCTTGAGTCATATCTGAGCAACCTCGCTTTATTTACTACTGACCCCGGACTAATGGCGCTGCTCTGACTCGACTGTAGCCCCCCAACAACACACACCATCCGCCACTCGCTGGATATCCACTAAACGCCTGATCTCTGGTGCCCATGCCCTGAAACACCAATGTGCACCTGGAGCTGCCCTGTTCGGAGATGGATGTTCACTCAGAAAGGGGAAGATGGCGTCGTGATTTTCCAGCTGGAACCTGAAGATCCTGATGCATGGGCCGGTGCAAAAGAGACTAGGCCGCCCAGAGCCTGGCCTGAGGTCACCATCCGCATCAATGCAATCTCCCACTCTCCAGAGGAATGACCAGCAGCGCTGCAAGGTGGTTAGTGACCTTCTCCACCTCACTTCAGGGTGAGTGCCACACTCTCTCCCTTCTCTCCGTtgtttcacactcactccatctctgctactgAAACCTCCCCACCACTGCCACGTCCCACCAAAGCTCACGCTCTGCCACTCCCTCACTTGTTAGCTCTGCAAGGCCTACTCACTCACACCAGGACACCGCCTATTTTTCCCCACCCACTTCaatctccctcaatccctcaTTTCAGGAGGAACAGCCCACAGCAGGGCACAAAGGACCCGTTGAGGTGTAGGGACACCTGACTTCAGGCCCCACTTGGTTCAAGAGGAGCAAATTCTGACCCTTACAGGAAAAGACCAAGACCACAGCTGTGGGAACGCTGGGACTTCCATGTCTCACCAACGCCTCATGGTACTGCAGCTCTCACGTTAATCTCTCTGTGTCATTCGTTGCATACAATTAGCTTCTAGTCATTGGCAGCCTCACCCTCTGTCCCTTGTGTCTTGCAGGTACCAGTGGGATGGCCATGGGCCCCTGTTAAGAAGCCTGTTTCTCTGCTAAATGCCACCACCTCATCCTCTGAGGCCTCAGAGGAAGCATTGACAAGGATGCCCCATGCCCCTGGCACTCAGAGGGCTCCCGGagaccaggtacctgctcagccccaggcaggagagggCCCTGTGGGGTCAGCAATCAGGGACTCCATCCACACGCACCaggaggaacaggagcagcaaacagcaatgtgggaggcaatggccctTATTACCCAGACACTGCAGGAGTGCAGCTGTGCCTTGGACACCCGTCTGCCCCAAGCTGGTGACTGTCTGGCtgtctccatggacaggttggcagtGCCATGCCAGCCAGGTCTCAGTTCCCTCAGGGCCTGCTGGagatgcactcacacccacacttcAGCCATTCATCCTCAGGACCAAAACCATGGCGACGGGGTTGGGGGGAGAGAGGTGGATGGCAAGCACAGCGGGTACCCCATTCCTCACAGGGAGGTGCCAAGAGGCACCCAGCCAGAggaagaactgcacacaattcctGTCGGACCATTCCACTCCAGTTCCACCTCCATCCTTAATgaacccccacctcccccacaatCTCTGAACCTTGGAAGTTGCAGCTGAGGAAGGTCCACTTGCCTTTGGCAAAAGGACTGTGTCATCCTGTTGGGCCCATCCAGACACACAACCAGGGGCAAGAGACTCAACTAGTGAGCAGGGCTCCGTGTCTAtggagctgaaaaagtgttgctggaaaaagaagaagggctcatgcccgaaacgtcgattctcctgctccttggatgctgcctgacctgctgcgcttttccagcaacacattttcagctctgatctccagcatctgtagtcctcactttctccgtgtcTATGGAGCCTGGCAGAACACTGAGATGCAGTGGGTGTGAAAGGTACTTTTCTTTAGGGTATTTTGGGGCATAGGTTACACAACattgtatatattttttaaaactgtataAATTCGATTTGTTTTGCACAACTTCCATTAATTTGATTCTCTCCATAGCTGTGAATTCACCTGTGCCAGCATGATATCTAACTTCACGTCCGTCCATGAATTGATAACCATGTTGAGAGCCTGCTGCAGCATGTCTGGACGCTAGAGGAAGAGGGTGTCTGCAGGGCAATCAACCCAGCTCTCGTGGTCTGTGTCTAAAATGATTGGTGTCAATAAGATGATCAATGATGTGTGGggcagagagatgtacagcaggcaGAGAGCTAATGCCTGGGGCATAGACCTGTGGGGTCTCTAATTCCTGTACAGCATAGGAGTCTGTGTGTAATATTCTTGGTCTCTCCGGTGCCTCCATGCTGGGAGATCTTGAACGCCTCCACCTCTCGCCCTCCCTCACCATTTACATGTTGAGACAATTGCCCCAGCTGCTCTggctttgttttcagatattttcttTCCCAAATCCTTCCTGTGATTTTCCAACACAATGGGAGGTGGGTTTCAGCTTAGTTTACAACCTTCTCCTGATCGTGGACAAACCCATCTCCCGCATGACCCTGCTTCCAGTCAGCCTTTAAattaacccctccccccccccagttATTTCCAAATTACGGTTGCCCCATTTCACAacagtctggattagagtggtgctggaaaagcacagcaggtcaggcagcatccgaggagcaggagaatcgatgtttcgggtcagCCACCCCTCCCCCAGACTATAGCCCCCAGTCCCCACAAGTACGTTCCCCATTCTGCTTCCTGTCACAGTGGCCACTCCACTCACCTTTCCCCTGTGTTTCTCTGGACAGTCCAACAGGCTGACCATTCCCAAAACCCTTGAGCGAGCTTACCAAGCAGTGCTGGACAAGAGTTCCCCATCGGCCTGACTGATGCCTGTACATATTTACCTNNNNNNNNNNNNNNNcccccccccccacccccctgcccGCCAACCATGCTGGCCTTCCCCTTGAATTGGCAGCTATGGCGCCATAGGACTGACCATGATCTGCTCCTTGGCTTGCAGAGGTGTGGACCCACTGAGCAAGAACACCCTGACCATATGTGTGACTGGCACATGAGGCTGCCCTTGCCCTACAGGGCTGGGACCCTCCCAATTGACAGGTTACCTCCACGGACTTGGGTGAGGGCGACTTCCCTAAGTCTCGGAGACAAGGCTGCCTGCTTGCTGCATGTGCCCTCTGTTTGCCACATGAGCTGCTGGCACATAGTGCGCTTGTGAGATTGACACTGCTGGTATGGAAACATGTCAAGTCCATTGACTGAGCAAGGCAAGCTGTCTGGGTGTATGACTGTGTGCTCAa
Protein-coding sequences here:
- the LOC122559369 gene encoding uncharacterized protein LOC122559369 — translated: MSHQRLMVPVGWPWAPVKKPVSLLNATTSSSEASEEALTRMPHAPGTQRAPGDQVPAQPQAGEGPVGSAIRDSIHTHQEEQEQQTAMWEAMALITQTLQECSCALDTRLPQAGDCLAVSMDRLAVPCQPGLSSLRACWRCTHTHTSAIHPQDQNHGDGVGGREVDGKHSGYPIPHREVPRGTQPEEELHTIPVGPFHSSSTSILNEPPPPPQSLNLGSCS